The following nucleotide sequence is from Pagrus major chromosome 16, Pma_NU_1.0.
TGGTGATGCCGTCCcgtatttgttttgagtttgaacTCAACTGAACTCTGAAAGACGGGCGAGTTTACAGTACAAGCTGTGATATTTAACATCAACACATGCTGGATAACTTAGGCTACTGGGTTAATTACACACAGAgtgcatatttatatatatctgTAATTCAGTGCGATCAGAAACATGTTCAAGCTGGTTTTACGGAGCACAAGGACATGTGGGACACCGCAAAAAAAAGACACGTGCTCGGCGTCCTATGAAAGAAGGATGTGAGGCTGCAGGGTGAACAGGTAAGGGTGCATTGTTATGCTCCAGGCCACTTTGACCTGACATGGGTGAGACACATGTTGACTGTTGATTCGACCGACCTTGCGACTGTTTGCATGATGTGTCCCGTCCACTCTGCAGCCGCTTCACAGCTACTGAAAGCTTCAGAATAACAATATCTGAGCTCTTTGCTTCCAGTGTGCAGGAAAGTGTCGGGAGACATTTAAAACTGCAcaaagaagctttttttttagcagtCAGTACTTGTGTTTGACAAGTGTTATGTGGTTATGTGATACGTGTTTATCTGCTACATCTTGGGGCCACTGTGATTcattgtctttatttgttttaatcgTTTTGATCTCTAGTTGTTGGTTCCTCTGACGTTGATCCCTGCTCGGCAAAGAGAAACTCATAATCATGCCGTTCATGAACGCCTCACGTTCTCAATGCTGTTGGCAGGCTCACCTACATAAAAGGAGACGATGCAGcttttgaaagaagaaattaaacaaTCTATTTCAATTCATAAAATGTGTCCCTGCTCAATTCAACACACTCGTATCGAGGGAAACTATCGGCGGTGCTGTGTTCCAGTTTCGTCCCCGTCCCCCAGATTTGCAGAGACATTTATAAGTCCTCTTCACGATCAAATTTGGCCATTTACATTTCATGACTTTGACCCAATAAGTTCCCCCCGGACCCCAAAAAAGCCCCCCTCTCTATGACCAACATATAGTGTAATAAAGTGAGTATCAGCTACATGACCGTCTTCATTGTATCTCAGCTGCTGGGAGGGTTTTCTCCAGTTTTGACCTGGACGTCATCTGAAACAAAGGATTTCATCGGTCAAGCGTATCTTTCCACTGGCAGAAATCTGCTGACATCGACGTCCATCTGAATATAAACTTCTTTtcttatagtttttttttttttaaatttccatgCAAATTATTGGGACAAGAATTCGTGCTCGGTGCTTTTTAGCTGCTATTTAGCATTTATCATCATCCTGCAGTTGTGATATGTGGCCGAACTCTAGCTCGCCCTGCGTACTCTgttcttctctctttgtgttggGGAGAAGGAAATTACAGCAAAACATCCAAAGACACACTTACTGTATGAACACTGACACCTTTCTCCTTGTGATTCATTGTGCAGAGCTAGCGGCTGCTGTGATGTTGATTCCAGCACTGATTAACTGAGCTGACGGTGTCTCAGGTGTAGTGTTGGTTTGGTTGCTGCACACACCGGCTCATCAGTCTTTGTTCTTCATATTGCTTCTTCAACAAGCGTTCGGTGTGTGAGTACGTACGTAAGCTGTTGAATGGTTTGACCTGGGTCATCACACATCAAACATGAAGAGGTAGAACAGAGGAATGAAGAAATCAATAACGATGTCTGCTGAGAGTTTTCGGGTTACTCGGCTGCGttagtgtgttttttcaaatttggcacaaatatTTACTTGGACTGATTTTAggttttggtggtcaaaggttaATGTCATTGTGACCTCACGTCTGTCAAACTTTTATTGGCACTTTAAGGATGATCTGATAAGAGTAATCTTGAAACTAGTCTTGCAACTGTGCTGATTGTAGAGATCGTCTGTGCTGCTGAGTCCAACGTGTGTGTGCAGCATCCACGTTTTTAGAGGTTGTAGCTTGTTTGCCCCAACATCCAGTCTTCAacgtgaggatttgctgcttttattttggagggtctttggcttttggactgttggtttgacatgagaagtatgaatttgaaaaacatcatgtttggctctgggaaattgtgataacCTTTTTTTTGACTAAACGGTTAATACAAACTTGGTGTTTTAATGCATGTAAACCTCCTCCGGGAACAGTTCTTGCAGGGGAAAGAtccataaatgtgttttttcttgtccacatgtgcagcagcaggatcTCAGTTTGCCCTCTAACTGTGAGTCACTCAGTAAAGAAAACATCCcattatcttttgttttcatgtggaCTCTTGAGTGCCCTTGAACGAAAGCATCATCACCGGCGATAGGAGGATCCCTGTTAACTCCCAATCAACTGCACTGAGTCACAACAGCTGAATATTGGTAGAGAGACTCATGCAGACAAAATTGAGGCGAAGCAATAATAAATGGACTCTATGTCTGCTCGTTTTGAAGATAAACTTGAATTCATCATTTCCAGGAAAAGATGCATTACCTATAAACTATCTCggtaaatgtttttgtcaataATGTCTGCCTCCACGCCAACAGAAATAGAAAGGGGACATTTCTTAATGTGTTATTGAGGGAAAAATCTGCACTTAAAAGTTTTGCCGCCATGTTTACAGAGAGGcagatacacaaatacacaacaatgAAGTGAATTATAAAGTGACAGGCTACAGTAACTTTAATCGAGCCTGAAATGTGTCGCGCGTGCAAAAATGGATTTGGACACCTTGGTCTAACTTTATAAATCCTTCATAATATTTGTAATATGTTTTTGCCACCTTAATCtttttctagatttttttttcaagtgctTGCTAATATCTTTTTAGCAGGTATGTTGTTTAACTTTTGCCAGTTAGCACAAGGCAGCGGCGACTGTCATCACGTCTGCAGGTATTTGGTAATAAATCCTGGATTTGTAAGATCGCATGATCATTTCATCTCACAAATCCTTGTGACTTCCTGGCATGTTTCAAGCTAAGCGAAGGAACtaactactggcagctacggGCGTGACGACCAATGACGGACGCGACTGTTCATCTTAAAACAACAGTGGCAATTAGCATCATTTATATCAGAACTAGAGAGTACATTttattgaaagaagagcaaaagGTTAGATAAACCCAAATATTTGACATCATTTAAGTTTGACATGATGGCACTAGGCAAAAATTATTGCAATTGTTCCTTCgggaaacaggaagttaaaCAAATTGCAGCCACACTGCTAGTATATCAGAAAAATGCAAGATAGATTTCAACCTGTAGTTAAGATCTGCTTCATCAGTGCGACCTGGTGAGTCGACtcttgttttattacattttctccagTTTAACCAGTATCTCTCCCCCTCTGCCACAGGACCTGTCCACACTAGAATATGCAATAGAGGAACCAGGTGCGTCATCACGTTCATCATCCCTGTCGACAGTAGACTCCCCCTGACATGGCCTCCTCCCCTGAGCTGGATTCTCACTCCCTGCTTCAGCTCCAGGAGGTGGACTCCAGCAAACCCTTGGAGAGGCCGAGCTCCCCGAGGCAACTCTCCGCCGTGTACAGCCCTCCTCTGGGCATGGACGGCCACACCGTCTGCATCCCGTCTCCGTACACCGACAGCAGCCAGGAGTACAACCACGGCCACGGACCCCTGAACTTTTACAGCCAGTCCGTGCTGAGCTACACCAGGCAGCCCATCACCGACAGCCCGTCTTATCTGTGCCCCTCCATCAGCCCGTCAACCTTCTGGCCCTCCCACGGCCACCACAGCATGTCCTCGCTGACTCTGCACTGCCCTCAGCCTCGTGTCTACAATGAACCCAGCCCACATGCGCCCTGGCTGGAGCCCAAAGCCCACGGTGTCACCACCAGCAGGTAGGTGTACTGAGACTGGTGCATGGATGGAAATAGCATCAATAATACAGTTTTGTTTGGAAGGCCAGGGAAGCTAAACGCCTGAGCTCGAGGGGAAATTGTCTTTGAAACTGGAAATTGTTCTGCTTTGAGGCTTTGTCTCACGGCTTTCATCAGACATGTTTTTGGAAGAAGAAAAGTGGCTTCACATTTGGATTGTGCAGACCAGTTACATGGCCTCGCAGTAATCTACAATCATTTCTGCCGTTTTGTTCTCATGGACTTTGACAGCCCAGGGCAGAAAAAATGTTTCCCTATAGACTCTCCTCTTCAATACACGACGAGCCAGACACAAAGTAAAGAGGAAGAGTGTTTTTCAGCGTAAGAATGATAGAAAATGGGATGAGAGAAcgaggggatgacatgcagcaaagagccacAGGTCCAGTtcgaaccctgggctgctgtgGCCTCTGTACATGACGGGCTGTATGctccaccaactgagctacaGGGAGCACACGCTGACCTCTGATGGGTCTCCAGGTCTGTTACACACTGTGGCGTGGATCAGCTAGTTGGAGCTGAGAGGTTGAACCCACGTGACGACACATGTTGTGGGTCCTTATCTGTGCCACCAGTTGATAACAGTCATAACTTCACCGGTTGTGGATGCTGCAGATTAAGTTACCAGATGCAATTTTCCAGTTGACTGAAATGTAATTGTGGAGAGTCTTTGAACAGAAGAGTACCTGTTGAAGGACTAATGACGGGTGAATGACGGGCTAAAACTCCAAATGTCAAGTTGTCCTCGTTCACACAGTCTGTGTTTCTTCCTGCAGCTCCATCATCAGCTGTAACAAGCCGCCGGGGAAGAGatcagaggagaggggggaaggCGTGAACTCCTCCTCGTGTTCCTCGGCGGTGGAGAAAGCCGACATGCACTTCTGCGCCGTGTGCCACGACTACGCCTCGGGCTACCACTACGGCGTGTGGTCCTGCGAGGGCTGCAAGGCTTTTTTCAAGAGGAGCATCCAAGGTATCAGCTCCGTCTTTCTGTCCACGTTTACTCACCACTTACTCCTTCTCCTCGTCCATCGGAAGAattctgctgttgtttcttttcctttttcctcaggACACAATGACTACATCTGCCCCGCTACAAATCAATGCACTATCGACAAGAACCGGCGTAAAAGCTGCCAGGCCTGCCGCTTACGTAAATGCTACGAAGTGGGCATGATGAAGTGTGGTAGGTGCTCGCCTTTTATAATAATTGGGGTCTTTGACGTTCTGTCATCTTTAGTGCAGCTCGAAAGTTCAAGCACTTAGAGAGAAAAAGGTTAAACGTGTTAGCTGTGAGCTCATTATGGCATAAAAACTGAGAGACTTCTGAAAACAGGATCAGAATCACATGAATACAGTTTATCGTCCAGTTCTGAGAGCAACATTTCAGGCACGAGTTCACCAGCGAAGGAAAAGCTGAAAGTCGGGCTCTTTTCCAGAaaagttaaaggagcagtttgaGATTTTTGGGAAATATTTTATTCCCTTTTCTTGTCTTGAATTAGAAGATCCTCATTGCTCGTTACCTTGCAGATTACgtgctgcatcagagtcaaagtagcTAAAAATGTCCGCACATTTCAGGATACTTTAGTATTTTGTATGTctcccttttgctttaatgacagcatgcactggagctggcatggactccacaagctTGTGCAAAACCTGATGACACACGTTATGTCATGAGTTgtcaaacttgtggagtccatgccagctcgaaTGCATGCTGTCGGGGACAAACCGAAAGTATTTAGTGGTCTCGACtgcacatgtaaatatatgcatgatttactttcacttgtacttttcaAGTACtcaagtaacattttaacactaTATTTTCCTCAGGTATGATGTGTGGGAACTTTTAAGAACGCTGCTTGTTTTGCAAAAAGTTGGAGTCTTCCTGCATGATTATGTCGCCTtcagccaggctagctgtttccccttgcttccagtctttatgctaagctaagctaaccatctcctgGCTGTATAAAAGGACAGATACTGTGAGAGGTTTCAATCAAAAgtgaaatttgacaaaactCTTCCTGTAATGTTTGAGAGCTGTAACAAAAGGGCTCAGTGAGGCTCTCTGGGTACACACTGTATTTTGAAAACAACTCGAGGCACAAACTCCAGTCCTGGTCTAATTTGGAAAATTGTTAAACTCATGCTGAAAAGTGGCGCTCTGCCTTTTTGAAAGTAGCAATTATGTCTGCAGAGACTTCCAGGAAAATTGTATCTCACTGTTTGTAAGAATGAGGCACTGACCTTGACATCTTTATCCCATGGCttcataaaacatgtttgtttcagtctttcTATGTTTCTTTTAAGGCTgtcatattgtagaaagtgagatttccttTGATGATAAAGCAGATCTAGGTGCTATATATTGTTGCCAACAGGGACATCACTGGTCTGTTTCTCTCAATGTCTTTATCCACCAGGTGTAAGGCGCGAACGCTGCAGCTATCGAGGGGCCCGACACCGCCGCGGTGGACTCCAGCCTCGGGATCCCACAAGCAGAGGTTTGGTCCGGGTGGGACTGGGTGCTCGGGCCCAGCGGCATCTCCACCTGGAGGCTCCTCTCACCCCGCTCCCTCAGGCCAAACACGTTCACCACTCGGCCATGAGCCCGGAGGAGTTCATCTCCCGCATCATGGAGGCCGAGCCCCCGGAGATCTACCTCATGGAGGACATGAACAAACCCTTCACCGAGTCCAGCATGATGATGTCCCTCACCAACCTGGCAGACAAGGAACTGGTGCTCATGATCAGCTGGGCGAAAAAGATACCTGGTAAGAAAATAGTGTGTtgtcaaatattttgataattgattacttattatttttctgcaatGACACTAGAACCTTTTAATATAAAAGGTCAGTTCTTGAGTCTCTGGCTGAACTGAATATAAAattgtttctacagtagcccaggatggacaaaccaaacattgACTCGCGACTCTCAAGAGTGcatttctcatttttcacatttttatttgccgccatggtttcatttaaaatggaaattaaatgggaaagtaaataaatagtaaaatgaatacaaaggtaaataaatacagaggtatttaacttttttatatattaattaatgccatcatgtatttatttgtttgttcgTACAGAGCGTATGCACTGTGTGTCCCACGAATTAGCTAGCTGATTTGTAATACAGCtctttattttatacattttgttctaagtgaaacaaaaagtaaacaaaacatacattataaaacaatataaactatattaaatttaaaaaagacatcatATAACATCTAGATTTTCATAAAtccacaaaaaatgttttgtttttttgttgattttcttcagtttttgacataaattattgattattttaatgtatttttgacTCGACAAAACACGAGTCTCTTCTTTGCCTCCGTACTCAAACCACCGTGCAATGAGAACAAGGTAAAGCATGAAACAATCATCAATCTGGATCTTTTActtttgtgtgcatttattaTTGTAGTCACAGTGAGTACGTGGGTCTCAGTCTCAGTATAGACTTGAACTTGACTGAGGAATTTCGAATTATAGTCCAGTTTACATGTAATCAAATGAGACGTTGGGACGTGCTGCACGGCCATGCCGAGTAAAAGAGCCATTCAAGGTTAAGGTCAGGGTAAACACTCGCTCACGATAACTCTGGATCAGTGGGagcagtttgtctttgtcaccATCAGCAGTGTGTGGAAGTCTTAAAAAAGCAGAAGCCTCCTGAAGGTTATAAAGGTAAAAACAAAGCGAGGGTACAGTAAACACATCCCCCGCCCAGCTGTCATTTCCATGAtggtgaaataaacaaacaaagtagATAACGGCTGCGAGGATAGACGGAGAACAGGCGCTCAAATTAATCATTCACCTTTTCTATCTAAAGTTATAAGCTGCGATTAGTGAATTTCATCTTTCCTGACTGGCTGATCCTCACTTCCCTGTCCTGTTTTTAATGCCTcttcctctcattttctttctttctgacgCCTCctgtcccttttttttctctccttcgcTCTCAGCCAGTGTTCAGCCCAGCAGGTAACTCCCCAGGAGAGGTGTTAATGTGACGGGATCACAAAGAGTCCCaggttttttggggggtttttttgaataaagacacattttcccaggttttttattttctttcttctactCTGACAGAAGTAAAAATGAGAGTGTGCTTTGTCTGCTTTATAAAGCACAGACAGGTGAGCCAGGTGCTCTGGAGGAGTGCTTTTTGAGGTTTTGGGGGGTTTGTTTCTGtcaaagattttattttttacagactGTCAGAGAGATTTTGGTTTTAGACAAATGTACTTGGTAAGATTGTAGATTTGCAGTGTTAAAATACAAAGTGAACTTGTGTTGCTGATGGTCCAGCCTCACCTGTGCAGCTGAACCACCTGAGATCAGACCGAACAGACTCACAGAGTCCTGATGAAAGTAACTTTGTCTGTTGCACCAAAGCTTCAGTTTGACAACATGTTGTTACTGAGTTCAAATTAATCTGAGCCTCCCCGGCACAGCTGTGTGAATTTCGGGAGGTTCGGACACAAAGTCACATGGGAAACACAACGCTTAGTGTTTTGTTTCTAGGTGTTGGTTCTGTTGCTCCAGTGTTCATACAGAGGCTGTTAAAAGGCTGCACCAACAGTGAGTGACAGACTCTAAGATAATGTTGTTGTAAATTAGTTTCTGGGAGAGCGTGTCCGATAACTTCTATCTTTGTATCCACAGTCAGTCAAACGTGTGTGTGGTATGTCCTTatatctctctgtgtgtcctcaggtTTCGTAGAGCTGAGTCTAGCCGATCAGATCCACCTGCTGAAGTGTTGCTGGCTGGAGATCCTGATGTTGGGCCTGATGTGGAGGTCGGTGGATCACCCTGGAAAACTCATCTTCTCTCCGGACTTCAAACTCAACAGGTGAGCAGGCTGGGCGACTCTTCTACCCACATGTTGCTTATGTTTGAGTCCGTCGCTGACTGCGTGCTCACCAGGAAAGCAGGAAGTTCTGGGTCTAATAATAGCTGACGGCTGCAGCCTCTATTTAAGATTTTACGGTGCTTGATTCTCCAGAACTGTGAAGAGGTGAACCGCTCTCTCACGTGTGCAGCCTCCATATGTTTGCCACAACAGTGTTGGTGGTTACAGTGTAATCTTCCCACATTGTTACACTGGTGACGAGTTGACATCACACAGTAAACAGGGAGTCCAATCAGGCCTTGAACAGTAAAAAGATATCAGCAGCGTTCGCAGCAGATATATCTCTGGACTGCCGGCTCATTTTCTTGCCAAAACTCTTTTATCACTCGCTGTTCCCTTTCACACCGACCTTCACCTTCGGCCACACAACAGTCGGCTGTTTCTGGCGCCTCACTTCACCCTTTGTGTTCACGGTAGGCGCGCTGTAATTAGGCTGCCACTTCACCAGCAGCTTGTTTCTCTGGTGAACCACAGTGAATGTGTTGC
It contains:
- the LOC141010250 gene encoding estrogen receptor beta-like, which encodes MASSPELDSHSLLQLQEVDSSKPLERPSSPRQLSAVYSPPLGMDGHTVCIPSPYTDSSQEYNHGHGPLNFYSQSVLSYTRQPITDSPSYLCPSISPSTFWPSHGHHSMSSLTLHCPQPRVYNEPSPHAPWLEPKAHGVTTSSSIISCNKPPGKRSEERGEGVNSSSCSSAVEKADMHFCAVCHDYASGYHYGVWSCEGCKAFFKRSIQGHNDYICPATNQCTIDKNRRKSCQACRLRKCYEVGMMKCGVRRERCSYRGARHRRGGLQPRDPTSRGLVRVGLGARAQRHLHLEAPLTPLPQAKHVHHSAMSPEEFISRIMEAEPPEIYLMEDMNKPFTESSMMMSLTNLADKELVLMISWAKKIPGFVELSLADQIHLLKCCWLEILMLGLMWRSVDHPGKLIFSPDFKLNREEGQCVEGIMEIFDMLLAATSRFRELKLQREEYVCLKAMILLNSYLCTNSPQTAEELESRNKLLRLLDSVIDALVWAISKLGLTTQQQTLRLGHLTMLLSHIRHVSNKGMDHLSTMKRKNVVLVYDLLLEMLDANTSGSGSQASTSPSSETYPDQHQYPQAPSHLQPGSDQTAADHATVPPLGPAEAPILDGHLQALPLQSSPHFQSLEMTHMDSNEFIHPEQWSLDTRDAGPSVDPTDYMSPDRVVMETALVTGL